Proteins from one Natrinema salinisoli genomic window:
- a CDS encoding DsbA family oxidoreductase, with product MANADTGSTPATTDRIEIYADYVCPFCYLGTRSLEQYREGRDEPLDVEWHPFDLRSGKRNADGSIDHDADDGKGDEYYEQARQNVRRLQEEYGVEMAQEIATDVDSLNAQVASWYVKQEYPEQWAEFDESIYTALWQDGRDIGDVEVLADLAADADLPVDEIRDAVADDGIRAELEDRFAEAQQKGITGVPTFVSDGHAARGSVPPEHLERLVEGDR from the coding sequence ATGGCTAACGCTGACACCGGATCGACGCCGGCGACGACCGATCGCATCGAAATTTACGCCGACTACGTCTGCCCGTTCTGTTATCTCGGCACGCGCTCGCTCGAGCAGTACCGCGAGGGGCGCGACGAGCCGCTGGACGTCGAGTGGCACCCCTTCGACCTCCGTAGCGGGAAGCGGAACGCGGACGGCTCGATCGACCACGACGCCGACGACGGCAAGGGCGACGAGTACTACGAGCAGGCGAGACAGAACGTCCGCCGGCTGCAGGAGGAGTACGGCGTCGAGATGGCCCAAGAGATCGCGACCGACGTCGACTCGTTGAACGCGCAGGTCGCCTCGTGGTACGTCAAGCAGGAGTACCCCGAGCAGTGGGCGGAATTCGACGAGTCGATCTACACGGCGCTCTGGCAGGACGGACGCGACATCGGCGACGTCGAGGTCCTGGCCGACCTCGCGGCGGACGCCGATCTCCCCGTCGACGAGATCCGCGACGCGGTCGCGGACGACGGCATCCGAGCGGAACTCGAGGACAGGTTCGCCGAGGCTCAACAGAAGGGGATCACCGGCGTGCCGACGTTCGTCTCGGACGGCCACGCCGCCCGGGGCTCGGTCCCGCCGGAACACCTCGAGCGACTCGTCGAGGGCGACCGGTAG
- a CDS encoding NAD(+)/NADH kinase gives MDVAVGIVAQRDNEHAQALAVDLVDALERDGASVVVDESTGGAIDATAVPVAAMAGRDLVVSIGGDGTLLFVAREVGSTPILGVNLGEVGFLNAVAPADALGVVTDLADELAERGSLPERELSRLQASGVDADWTLEPALNEVVVHGPRRGNGGGATIEVQVDGQQYVESHADGVLVATPTGSTAYNLSEGGPLVHPGAEALVVTQMAATDSMPPLVVEPDTELVLTVSGAEAGYAISDGRNRQRLELPATVSVSLAAEPVRLVGPQANFFDGLDKLE, from the coding sequence ATGGACGTCGCCGTCGGAATCGTCGCCCAACGTGACAACGAGCATGCACAGGCGCTGGCCGTCGACCTCGTCGACGCCCTCGAGCGCGACGGAGCGAGTGTCGTCGTCGACGAGTCGACCGGCGGTGCGATCGACGCGACCGCCGTCCCGGTCGCCGCGATGGCGGGTCGCGACCTCGTCGTGAGTATCGGCGGCGACGGAACGCTGTTGTTCGTCGCCCGAGAAGTCGGGTCGACGCCGATCCTCGGGGTCAACCTCGGCGAAGTCGGCTTTCTCAACGCCGTCGCTCCCGCCGACGCGCTCGGCGTCGTCACCGACCTCGCGGACGAACTCGCCGAACGGGGAAGCCTCCCGGAACGCGAACTGTCGCGGCTGCAAGCGAGCGGCGTCGACGCGGACTGGACGCTCGAGCCCGCACTCAACGAGGTCGTCGTTCACGGGCCGCGACGGGGGAACGGCGGCGGGGCGACTATCGAGGTCCAGGTCGACGGACAACAATACGTCGAGAGCCACGCGGACGGCGTTCTCGTCGCCACGCCGACGGGCTCGACCGCCTACAACTTGAGCGAGGGCGGACCGCTGGTTCACCCCGGGGCCGAGGCGCTCGTCGTCACGCAGATGGCCGCGACCGACTCGATGCCGCCGCTGGTCGTCGAACCGGATACCGAACTCGTCCTCACCGTCTCCGGAGCCGAGGCCGGCTACGCGATCAGCGACGGACGCAATCGACAGCGACTCGAACTGCCTGCGACGGTCTCCGTCTCACTCGCGGCGGAGCCGGTCAGGCTCGTCGGCCCGCAGGCGAACTTCTTCGACGGACTCGACAAACTCGAGTGA